The nucleotide sequence CAACCTTAACAGCGACCTCCCCTGCCTTCTCCATATCAAGGATGAGGGCACCAGTCTCTTTGCCTGAGACAAGATCTTTCACGATATCATCGATATCATCATCGGTCCGGTCAGGCAGCCCGTGCATCGCCTTAACGGTTGTAGATATATAAGGCGCCTTCACACTACGCGCAACCTCGTGCATATCCACTCTGATGCACTGTTCATCGACAACCACAACATCTGCAATACCTGATCGGACAAACTTGAGTTCCATCGACTGAGGTCCAACGATCTTTGCCCGCTGGGTATAGCGAGTTATATCATGGGCTGTACAGCAGATACCCCCAAGCTCAACCTTATCCTCAAGATCATTCTCCCGCATGTACTCGATCATTGAGATGGATGGCAGGACGTTGTGACCAATGACAAGGATGACAGGTTTTGTCTGATCGAGTGTGCCAGCACCGATCTCCGCAAGTGGTGCCTTTGGATCTGCTCTTGGCATATCAAAGGCACAGATCTGTGCGATATCTGCAACCGCCATCGAGATCGAGTCGAGCATACCCGCATGATAGGCCTTGGATTCATAATCGAGGTAACTTCCTTCCTGACCCATATGGATCGATGCGACAAGATGTGGAACCTCGCCCTCAATATAGTCCAGTACCTCAACGAGATCGCCCACTGTCTTGGGAACGATTCCTGTCACAACCCTGATGATCGGGGATTCAACAGGTGTATTTTCACCAAAATCGATTGGTACATCCGGACCCTTTGTCTCGATTATATGCTCAACAAGCTCTTTAGCGTGGCTAAGATGGGTGTTCATACCTGTAAAAGCGGTTATGAGTGACCATCTGCCCTGTTGTGTCTTCATATCGATTCCACATGCACCTTTCTTGTTTCCTGTAAGATCGCACTTACCAAGAGTACAGAGACAGCACATATCACATATCGGTGAATACATCGGTGGGTATCGCTTCAAAAGTTTCATGTCCCAGTCTCTGAGATCTTCAATACCAGGCTTTGGTGTTGGCCCCATTGGCTCCGCGAACTCGTCAATCTCAGAAGGCTCTTTAACCTTCCCTACAGCGAGTTCAAAACCATCGAGCTTAAAAGAGCCTGTCCTAAATTTCTTAAGCTTTAAATTCAGGACTTTTTCATCTTTTGCAACCAAGCAAACTCCTCCTTTTACATAAGCTTTTTACTTATCGTTAGTTATGGTTAAATCAAACTATACCCATATATTACCTTTTTGGTTTATTCCATTCATAACCCTCAATAAAAAATACAAATCTGATCAGCACGACCATCACCATGTAAATTGTTCAGAATGCCTTTGAAGTGCGGGTATCAATATATATCTTTATCCTGGTATCTTTTATTTGAAGTATGACCTACATTCTGCTTTCACCAACGATCTTCGAAGTGACACATCTACTTCCAGAACTTGGTGTAACAGATCGACGATCGCTGGGTGTGCTCGATCTTCACTGTGGTAAGATTGGTAAGAAGAGAGTGGTGGCTGCAATCTCGGGTGTTGGAAAAGTAAATACTGCATACGCCCTCACACTGCTTTTTGAGGCATATCCTGAGACGGAAACTGTGATCTTGTCTGGATGTGGTGGTGCATACAGCGGGAGCGGTGGCGCTATCGGGGATGTTATGATCGCAACAGAAGAAATCTACGCTGATGAAGGAGTTTTAATAGAAGAGGGGTGGCTTTCCATGGAGGATATAGGAATCCCTTTGCTTGAAAAGGGCGATAAGCACTACTTCAACAACTTTGTGATGAAGGAAGAGGTACTTGAACGGGTTAGGTCAATCACAGACGAGATCCACCATCCCGAGATAATCTATGGAAGATTTCTAACCATATCAACCTGTTCAGGGTCGAGTAAGCGCGGATCCAGACTTTATGAAAGGTTTGGAGCGATCTGTGAAAATATGGAGGGAGCAGCAGCAGCCCATATCGCAGCAATCTATGATGTAGATCTCATAGAGGTTCGGGGGGTGAGCAACCTCGTCGAGGATCGGGTGTTTGAGAACTGGGATATCCGTGCTGCAGTCAAGAATTGTAGTGAGGTTGTATTAGCAATTCTGAGAGAGTTGTAATCTCTGACCATTTTTATCAGATGAATGTTATACAATCACCAACCTTTATTTCTCCCCCAGCAAGAACCTTTGTAAAGACTCCCATTTTTGGCATGATGCAGTCTCCAACCGTATCAAATATGTGGCATCTATCGTGACACTCCTTCCCGATCTGTGTAACCTCAAGGATTGCTGTATCCCCCAACCTGAGCTTCACACCCAGGGTTAGAAGTTTGAAATCGATACCGCTTACTGCTATATTCTCTGCAAAGTCACCTGGATGAACCTCAATTGACTTTCCAGTT is from Candidatus Syntrophoarchaeum caldarius and encodes:
- a CDS encoding purine phosphorylase family 1 produces the protein MTYILLSPTIFEVTHLLPELGVTDRRSLGVLDLHCGKIGKKRVVAAISGVGKVNTAYALTLLFEAYPETETVILSGCGGAYSGSGGAIGDVMIATEEIYADEGVLIEEGWLSMEDIGIPLLEKGDKHYFNNFVMKEEVLERVRSITDEIHHPEIIYGRFLTISTCSGSSKRGSRLYERFGAICENMEGAAAAHIAAIYDVDLIEVRGVSNLVEDRVFENWDIRAAVKNCSEVVLAILREL
- a CDS encoding mosc domain protein, producing the protein MKSQEKNIQGTSGRIEFISISRSRGTAKENVSEAYLKEDFGIVGDAHADNWHRQVSLLPLEAIEEFRTGKSIEVHPGDFAENIAVSGIDFKLLTLGVKLRLGDTAILEVTQIGKECHDRCHIFDTVGDCIMPKMGVFTKVLAGGEIKVGDCITFI